A stretch of Halostagnicola kamekurae DNA encodes these proteins:
- a CDS encoding MarR family transcriptional regulator, producing the protein MTAQLTTTTATNRAALPTELNSAQAKLVYLYLDATAGATIREVSDALSMKQMAALSVTKSLSTQGLIEKTGDEYVTVH; encoded by the coding sequence ATGACAGCCCAACTCACCACGACGACCGCCACCAACCGAGCCGCGTTACCGACTGAGCTGAACTCGGCGCAGGCGAAGCTGGTCTACCTCTACCTCGACGCGACAGCGGGTGCGACGATCCGCGAGGTGAGCGACGCGCTCTCGATGAAGCAGATGGCCGCACTGAGCGTTACCAAATCGCTTTCGACGCAGGGATTGATCGAGAAGACCGGCGACGAGTACGTTACCGTTCACTGA
- a CDS encoding 50S ribosomal protein L16, with the protein MSEKPASMYRKIDKPAYTRREYITGIPGSKIAQHKMGDVAAEPEDYPVQISLQTEEECQIRHGSLEASRLSANRHMLKNAGENQYKMILRKFPHHVIRENKQATGAGADRVSDGMRQAFGKIVGTAARIQQGERIFTIWCDVEDAEFAKDALRRSYNKISPPCRVVVERGEEELIA; encoded by the coding sequence ATGTCAGAGAAACCCGCCTCTATGTACCGGAAGATCGATAAGCCGGCCTACACCCGCCGAGAGTACATCACCGGCATTCCGGGCTCGAAAATCGCACAGCACAAGATGGGAGACGTCGCGGCCGAACCCGAGGACTACCCAGTTCAGATCAGCCTGCAGACCGAAGAAGAGTGCCAGATCCGCCACGGATCGCTCGAGGCCTCCCGACTGTCGGCGAACCGCCACATGCTGAAAAACGCGGGCGAGAACCAGTACAAGATGATCCTGCGAAAGTTCCCCCACCACGTCATCCGGGAGAACAAGCAGGCGACCGGCGCCGGTGCAGACCGTGTCTCCGACGGAATGCGCCAGGCGTTCGGCAAGATCGTCGGCACGGCCGCCCGAATCCAGCAGGGCGAGCGCATCTTCACGATCTGGTGTGACGTCGAGGACGCCGAGTTCGCGAAGGACGCGCTCCGGCGGTCCTACAATAAGATCTCGCCGCCGTGTCGCGTCGTCGTCGAGCGCGGCGAAGAAGAACTGATCGCATAA
- a CDS encoding ATP-grasp domain-containing protein — MIDLAVANDQETFQRMREPLSERGIAVQHVPVRERVVPLGSDAPWSPEEYDVGFVYPGRLMEGGVADALLDIPWLNDHETVLTSRNKAEVLARLERADLPIPDSVYVSNDVSESELIAVFERFEPPVVVKPNSTTRGVGVAKAHDLDSFLGICDYLSLVHDYRATADQSFLVQEYLPEAVDYRVMMLEGEYVGAVERTLPEDAAARGQWKHNVHRGATATGVDLPKPLRELAESVAGELEIPFLGVDLLVSGDRVVVNETNARPTIDDETKYESGFYDRLAEAIRSRAE, encoded by the coding sequence ATGATCGATCTCGCGGTCGCAAATGATCAGGAGACGTTCCAGCGAATGCGAGAGCCCCTCTCCGAGCGGGGGATTGCGGTCCAGCACGTTCCCGTTCGCGAGCGCGTGGTTCCGCTGGGTTCGGACGCGCCGTGGTCCCCGGAGGAGTACGACGTCGGCTTCGTCTATCCCGGCCGGCTCATGGAAGGTGGGGTGGCCGATGCGTTGCTCGATATCCCGTGGCTCAACGACCACGAGACGGTGTTGACCTCGCGGAACAAGGCCGAGGTGCTCGCCCGACTTGAGCGGGCGGACCTTCCGATACCCGATTCGGTGTACGTCTCGAACGACGTGAGCGAGTCCGAACTGATCGCCGTCTTCGAGCGGTTCGAGCCGCCGGTGGTCGTCAAACCCAACTCGACGACGCGGGGCGTCGGCGTCGCGAAGGCCCACGATCTCGACTCGTTCCTCGGAATCTGTGACTACCTCTCGCTGGTACACGATTATCGGGCCACCGCCGACCAGTCGTTTCTCGTCCAGGAGTACCTGCCGGAGGCGGTCGACTATCGGGTCATGATGCTGGAGGGGGAGTACGTCGGGGCGGTCGAACGAACGCTTCCGGAGGACGCCGCGGCGCGAGGCCAGTGGAAGCACAACGTCCACCGCGGTGCGACCGCGACCGGCGTCGACCTGCCGAAGCCGCTGCGAGAACTCGCCGAGTCGGTCGCGGGGGAACTCGAGATTCCGTTCCTCGGCGTCGACCTGCTCGTGAGCGGCGACCGCGTCGTCGTCAACGAGACGAACGCCCGCCCGACGATCGACGACGAGACGAAGTACGAATCAGGCTTTTACGACCGACTCGCCGAGGCGATACGCTCGAGAGCGGAGTAG
- a CDS encoding Hsp20/alpha crystallin family protein has product MRRDDRDEPFDDLFREIERMMNEMMNGGDVDFDSAGSVENGFGTDTHIDVHETDDELRVIADLPGVEKNNIDLECDGKSLTISAQSQHRQYDERVSLPQRVNEHTAEATYNNGVLEVVFESAEKSSDISLE; this is encoded by the coding sequence ATGCGCCGAGATGATCGCGACGAACCCTTCGACGATCTCTTTCGTGAAATCGAGCGGATGATGAACGAAATGATGAACGGCGGCGACGTCGACTTCGACTCCGCCGGCTCCGTCGAGAACGGCTTCGGCACCGATACCCACATCGACGTTCACGAGACCGACGACGAACTCCGAGTCATCGCCGACCTCCCGGGCGTCGAAAAGAACAACATCGACCTCGAGTGCGACGGCAAATCCCTCACGATCTCCGCCCAGAGCCAGCACCGACAGTACGACGAGCGCGTCTCGCTGCCACAGCGGGTCAACGAACACACCGCCGAGGCCACCTACAACAACGGCGTTCTCGAGGTCGTCTTCGAATCGGCCGAGAAGTCCTCCGACATATCCCTCGAATAA
- a CDS encoding type II glyceraldehyde-3-phosphate dehydrogenase → MIQVAINGYGTIGKRVADAVREQPDMEVLGVAKTRPNFEAETAVEKGYPLYAAIEERADRFAEAGLEIAGPVEDLVANADVVVDATPSGIGAENKSLYEEYDTPALYQGGEDAELVDVSFNARSNFEAATGAQHVRVVSCNTTGLSRVIAPLQEAYGVEKVRATLVRRGGDPGQTSRGPINDILPDPVTIPSHHGPDVETIFPDLDIDTLGMKVPATLMHMHSLNVTLEEAVDAAEIRDRFADESRLFLIPESMSIDGSGKLKEYAHDVGRPRGDLWENCIWEESISTVGRDCYLFQGIHQESDVVPENVDAIRAVLGASDATDSIATTNEHLGIGF, encoded by the coding sequence ATGATACAGGTCGCGATCAACGGTTACGGGACGATCGGCAAACGCGTCGCAGACGCCGTTCGGGAACAGCCCGATATGGAGGTACTCGGTGTCGCGAAAACGCGCCCGAACTTCGAGGCCGAAACCGCCGTCGAGAAGGGGTATCCGCTCTACGCCGCGATCGAGGAGCGAGCCGACCGCTTCGCCGAGGCGGGCCTCGAGATAGCCGGCCCGGTCGAGGACCTCGTCGCGAACGCCGACGTCGTCGTCGACGCGACGCCGTCGGGAATTGGCGCCGAGAACAAGTCTCTCTACGAGGAGTACGACACGCCGGCGCTCTACCAGGGCGGCGAGGACGCCGAGCTGGTGGACGTGAGCTTCAACGCGCGCTCGAACTTCGAGGCCGCGACGGGCGCCCAGCACGTCCGGGTCGTCTCCTGTAACACGACCGGCCTCTCTCGAGTCATCGCGCCGCTTCAGGAGGCCTACGGCGTTGAGAAGGTCCGCGCGACGCTGGTTCGTCGCGGGGGCGATCCCGGCCAGACATCTCGCGGCCCGATCAACGACATCCTCCCGGACCCGGTGACGATCCCGTCCCACCACGGCCCCGACGTCGAGACGATCTTCCCGGACCTCGACATCGATACGCTCGGGATGAAGGTGCCCGCCACCCTGATGCACATGCACAGCCTGAACGTCACGCTCGAGGAGGCCGTCGACGCGGCCGAGATCCGCGACCGCTTCGCCGACGAGTCGCGTCTGTTCTTGATCCCCGAGTCGATGTCGATCGACGGCAGCGGGAAGCTAAAGGAGTACGCCCACGACGTGGGACGACCGCGGGGCGACCTCTGGGAGAACTGCATCTGGGAAGAGTCGATCTCGACCGTCGGCCGGGACTGTTATCTCTTTCAGGGCATCCACCAGGAGTCGGACGTCGTCCCCGAAAACGTCGACGCGATCCGTGCGGTCCTCGGCGCGTCGGATGCGACCGACAGTATCGCGACGACGAACGAGCATCTGGGAATCGGCTTCTAG
- a CDS encoding aminopeptidase yields the protein MTDLRTPAETAIRQCLDVRADESCVIVTDSNREPIANALYEAALERTDDVAFVRYPPGDTHGEEPPEPVAAAMAGADVVLAPTTKSLSHTRARTDANEAGARVATLPGITEEVFATGLEADYDEIATRCEAIREQVDGADEIRVTAAAGTDITFGIGDRDFRSDTGIVHEAGAMSNLPAGEVFVSPETAEGTFVVDGTMMPHGLLEDGRTLTFEVEDGLVTDISDDEIRSTVEDATTEVGDAAYNLAELGIGTNVAVTELVGSVLLDEKAGGTVHIAIGDDAGIGGDVDAPIHLDGIIREPTVFADGVEVDLPAGESR from the coding sequence ATGACAGACCTTCGAACGCCTGCCGAAACGGCGATCCGACAGTGTCTCGACGTCCGGGCCGACGAGTCTTGCGTAATCGTCACGGACAGCAACCGCGAACCGATCGCGAACGCGCTCTACGAGGCCGCGCTCGAGCGGACCGACGATGTCGCGTTCGTCCGGTATCCGCCGGGAGACACCCACGGCGAGGAGCCGCCCGAACCCGTCGCAGCGGCGATGGCGGGAGCCGACGTCGTTCTGGCTCCGACGACGAAGAGCTTGAGTCACACGCGAGCGCGGACCGACGCGAACGAGGCCGGCGCTCGAGTCGCGACGCTGCCGGGGATCACCGAGGAAGTGTTCGCCACCGGTCTCGAGGCAGATTACGACGAGATAGCCACCCGCTGTGAGGCCATCCGCGAGCAGGTCGACGGCGCGGACGAGATCCGGGTGACGGCCGCGGCGGGAACCGACATCACGTTCGGAATCGGCGACCGGGACTTTCGCTCGGATACCGGCATCGTCCACGAGGCCGGTGCGATGTCGAACCTCCCCGCCGGAGAGGTGTTCGTCAGCCCCGAAACGGCCGAGGGAACGTTCGTCGTCGACGGCACGATGATGCCCCACGGGTTGCTCGAGGACGGCCGGACGCTGACCTTCGAGGTCGAGGACGGCCTCGTGACGGACATCTCCGACGACGAGATTCGGTCGACGGTTGAAGACGCCACAACGGAAGTCGGCGACGCGGCGTACAACCTCGCGGAACTGGGGATCGGGACGAACGTCGCCGTCACCGAATTGGTCGGCTCCGTGTTGTTAGACGAGAAAGCCGGCGGCACGGTCCACATCGCGATCGGAGACGACGCGGGCATCGGCGGCGACGTCGACGCGCCGATTCACCTGGACGGGATCATCCGCGAGCCGACGGTGTTCGCCGACGGCGTCGAGGTCGACCTCCCCGCGGGAGAATCGCGCTGA
- a CDS encoding HVO_0476 family zinc finger protein, producing MSDIPDRVPTTCPSCSPDLETVHEVLSPGGGSITVRCSECSHVHKIQPEPEREVTLDVVVSQDGESFTANVTTPEDETIETGDEFILETDEVLSTVRVTSIELDEQRRREAAPAQDVETVWTREVDNVSVDVTVHPQDGTHDESRSITVYVPGDYEFEVGTVETFGDDEFEIDAFVVRDDATGYERDRNELEGDVVLAKDAQRVYAYDETTTAWSAW from the coding sequence ATGAGCGATATACCCGACCGGGTTCCGACGACCTGCCCCTCGTGTTCTCCGGACCTCGAGACGGTCCACGAGGTGCTCTCGCCGGGCGGCGGAAGCATCACCGTCCGCTGTAGCGAGTGCAGCCACGTCCACAAGATCCAACCGGAACCGGAGCGCGAAGTCACCCTCGACGTCGTCGTCTCACAGGACGGCGAGTCCTTCACCGCGAACGTCACGACCCCCGAAGACGAGACCATCGAGACGGGCGACGAGTTCATCCTCGAGACCGACGAGGTGCTCTCGACGGTTCGCGTGACCAGCATCGAACTCGACGAGCAGCGCCGGCGCGAGGCCGCGCCGGCCCAGGACGTCGAAACCGTCTGGACGCGCGAAGTCGACAACGTTTCCGTCGACGTCACGGTCCACCCGCAGGACGGCACGCACGACGAGAGTCGAAGCATCACGGTCTACGTCCCCGGCGACTACGAGTTCGAGGTCGGGACGGTCGAGACCTTCGGCGACGACGAGTTCGAGATCGACGCCTTCGTGGTTCGGGACGACGCGACGGGCTACGAGCGCGACCGAAATGAACTCGAGGGCGACGTCGTCCTCGCGAAGGACGCACAGCGCGTCTACGCCTACGACGAGACGACGACCGCCTGGTCGGCGTGGTAA
- a CDS encoding universal stress protein, with amino-acid sequence MYESILFPTDGTDHSATVADHAVDIAETRNASLHVLSVVDDRAFLVLDDDRVEGVRADLEENALEAADRAATHATDHGIETETAIQTGNPAECILEYADAHGIDLVVMGTSGDDYENNVVGSVSQRVVRSASVPVLTIGPDA; translated from the coding sequence ATGTACGAGTCGATTCTCTTTCCCACCGACGGCACCGATCACAGCGCGACCGTCGCCGACCACGCCGTCGACATCGCCGAGACGCGAAACGCGTCGCTGCACGTGCTTTCGGTCGTGGACGATCGGGCCTTTCTGGTCCTCGACGACGACCGCGTCGAGGGCGTTCGCGCCGATCTCGAGGAAAACGCGCTCGAGGCGGCCGATCGAGCGGCGACCCACGCCACCGATCACGGCATCGAGACCGAGACGGCCATCCAGACGGGCAACCCCGCCGAGTGCATTCTCGAGTACGCCGATGCACATGGAATCGACCTCGTCGTCATGGGAACCAGCGGCGACGACTACGAGAACAACGTCGTCGGGAGCGTCTCCCAGCGCGTCGTCAGGTCGGCCTCCGTTCCCGTTCTGACGATCGGGCCGGACGCCTGA
- a CDS encoding amphi-Trp domain-containing protein — protein sequence MAQRTTADQTMSRTELGAYLAELADEFDRGGEDIDVGVGNKTVTLHPPDDVSVSIDVVEQSSMLRGQRETVDVKLSWKPDRQ from the coding sequence ATGGCCCAACGAACGACGGCCGATCAGACGATGTCACGAACGGAACTCGGCGCATACCTCGCCGAACTCGCCGACGAGTTCGACCGCGGGGGCGAGGATATCGACGTGGGCGTCGGAAACAAGACGGTGACGTTGCACCCGCCGGACGACGTCTCCGTTTCGATCGACGTCGTCGAGCAGTCCTCGATGCTCCGCGGACAGCGCGAGACCGTCGACGTCAAACTCAGCTGGAAACCCGACCGCCAGTAG
- a CDS encoding NAD(+)/NADH kinase, giving the protein MDAEEELTVGIVAQRNNDRAQSLATRLVDALEREGVAAVVDDETGDALGKRCVPVERMNEFDLVVSIGGDGTFLFVAREAGNAPIVGVNLGEVGFLNAVTPENALEAVTSLIAERRATGSIGGRAVKRLRARGEGWTLEPALNEVVVHGPKRGSGGGATIEILVDGQRYAESHSDGVLVATPTGSTAYNLSEGGPLVHPAVDSLIVTQMAATDPMPPLVIDHTSELTLAVRDAETAYAISDGRNRQRLEPPASVTVTTADDPVTLAGPPVNFFEALEKLE; this is encoded by the coding sequence ATGGACGCCGAGGAGGAGCTCACGGTCGGGATCGTCGCCCAGCGAAACAACGACCGAGCGCAGTCGCTGGCGACCCGATTGGTCGACGCGCTCGAGCGCGAGGGCGTCGCGGCGGTCGTCGACGACGAGACGGGCGACGCGCTCGGGAAGCGCTGCGTTCCCGTCGAGCGCATGAACGAGTTCGATTTAGTCGTGAGCATCGGCGGCGACGGGACGTTCCTGTTCGTCGCCCGCGAGGCCGGTAACGCGCCGATCGTCGGCGTCAATCTCGGCGAGGTCGGCTTTCTCAACGCCGTCACCCCGGAGAACGCACTCGAGGCGGTGACGTCGCTGATCGCCGAACGCCGCGCAACCGGCTCGATCGGCGGCCGAGCCGTAAAGCGACTCCGGGCGCGCGGCGAGGGCTGGACGCTCGAGCCGGCGCTCAACGAAGTGGTGGTCCACGGGCCGAAACGCGGGAGCGGGGGCGGCGCAACGATCGAGATCCTCGTCGACGGCCAGCGGTACGCCGAGAGCCATTCGGACGGCGTCCTCGTCGCGACGCCGACCGGGTCGACCGCCTACAACTTGAGCGAAGGGGGCCCGCTGGTGCACCCCGCAGTCGACTCCCTTATCGTCACGCAGATGGCCGCGACCGATCCGATGCCGCCGCTCGTGATCGATCACACGAGCGAACTCACGCTCGCCGTTCGCGACGCCGAGACGGCCTACGCGATCAGCGACGGCCGCAACAGACAGCGACTCGAGCCGCCAGCGTCGGTAACGGTGACCACCGCTGACGACCCCGTGACGCTCGCCGGGCCGCCGGTGAACTTCTTCGAGGCGCTCGAGAAACTCGAATGA
- a CDS encoding DsbA family oxidoreductase, which translates to MSETADQLTVYSDYVCPFCYLGRASLEQYRERREEPLELEWHPFDLRRDKRNPDGSIDHSADDGKDDDYFEQARQNVRRLQAEYDVEMEQELATEVDSLPAQMASWYVQTEYPERWEAFDRAVFDALWTDGRDIGDADVLADLATSVDLPPEEIRAATEDDGLRTELEDAFDRASRQRITGVPTFVADGTAASGALPPDHLQRLVEQS; encoded by the coding sequence ATGAGCGAGACAGCGGACCAGTTGACCGTCTACTCCGACTACGTCTGTCCGTTTTGTTACCTCGGGCGGGCGTCGCTCGAACAGTATCGCGAGCGCCGCGAGGAACCGCTCGAACTCGAGTGGCATCCGTTCGACCTCCGTCGGGACAAGCGCAATCCCGACGGGTCGATCGATCACTCGGCCGATGACGGCAAGGACGACGACTACTTCGAGCAGGCGAGACAGAACGTCAGGCGCCTGCAAGCGGAGTACGACGTCGAGATGGAACAGGAACTCGCGACCGAGGTCGACTCGCTGCCGGCGCAGATGGCCTCGTGGTACGTCCAGACCGAGTATCCCGAGCGGTGGGAGGCGTTCGATCGGGCAGTCTTCGACGCGCTCTGGACTGACGGGCGCGACATCGGCGATGCGGACGTTCTCGCGGACCTCGCGACGAGCGTCGACCTTCCACCGGAAGAAATCAGGGCCGCGACCGAGGACGACGGCCTCCGGACCGAACTCGAGGACGCGTTCGATCGCGCCTCCCGCCAGCGGATTACGGGCGTTCCGACGTTCGTCGCTGACGGGACCGCGGCCAGCGGGGCGCTCCCGCCGGATCACCTCCAACGGCTCGTCGAGCAGTCCTAA